The genome window TTTGGCTAAACTTCATCCTTGCACTTCTGAAGTTACTTCACTTGAACTGAATGAATCCTTCATATGTTGGAAAGTGTCATTTAAAACtcatttcatttgaaaatgattttgcTTTAATTTACTGCTATGCTTTGACCAAGGTTTATTCTGAATCCAGTCATGAATAGGGAGCAGCTTCCAGAAGTTGAGaagataaatatttcttcttcagtGGCTTTTTTTTTAGTGGGAGGGAGGGCTAAGTTAAATAGATCGAGCCTCTGTTTTAGAGTTTTtacaagtgaaaataattttttatgacAGCTGTAAGAATATAAAGGAGAAGGGAATGTATCAAATGGAAACAATCTTGGGCTTGGTTGCAAAGTGGTTATGTAAGTTGAAGCACCGAAGAAAATGACTAAAACCAGGGTGAACTGTTCAAAAGAAGCATGTCTTCCATTTTTGTGGAATTTAGGGAGTACTCAAAATGAAGACAGTCATTTATGTGGTATTTGTAAACCTTTAGATTTTTATTAACATGTGCTCCTTTTATCATGCTAGGTTGTTTAGTTTCCTGGTCTTTGCGGGATTTTCCACCTACTTTCTGCAATTCACTGAAAACTTGGTCCATGACACCTTTCCCTTTGCTTTAAATAGCTTCTTAAGAGCCTGTGAGTGAGTGAAAGAATTTTGGGTTACGGATGTTTCCTGCTGTGCTTTTGGGATGGGGATGAACAAGCACTGCGGGGGTCATGCTTAAGGATGAGCTCCGGACTTCAGAGCTCAGGGGCTCTTAGAAGCAGGGGAATCTTGTATGTgatgagagagaggaggaggaagagaaaataatatcCATATAAGGGGAATCTTGGAGGAGTCTTGCGGAGAGAAAACAGATATttgaagtgaaatttaaaaaacagaaatcattaACCAACACTTGAAGTTGGAATTGTTATTTGAGGGTGCAGTTACCTGAGACTGCCCCCAAGTTAGTAAGGGTGAAAGCAGGAGGTGTCCTCTAGTCAGGTTTTGATTTTATATGATTCCAGTCATAATTTTTTTTAGATGTAAGGCTTTGTGTAGAAGTAATCCCCAAAGCCCAGAAAATAACAGTTCTATCCTAACCTCACCTTTAGTCATGAAATATGTTGACGACGATTCTAATGGGTGATAAAGAGACCTATATTTAAGGACTGCTGATCTTCTGTGGGTCTCTATGCTTATTAGAAATAGGATTGTGCTGTTCTGTTTTTTAGCTTATAGAAGAAGTATAGATAGATATGAAGACTGACACTTCACTTTCACACAGTAACTGTTGGTAGAAGTGGAGGTAGAACCATCTGGTTCCACATGCATGTACGGTCTCACTTTCTTTGAAAGATTACTTGGAAGAAACCAGAGATAGACCAAAAGGCAaggattcattttcatttttatgacagGAAATTCAGGTAAAAACAATAATCCTACCTTTTTTAACAAAGCGTCATTATTGCCATATGATAATGGTCATGCTTAGTAAATTTCAGACCCATCTCTTGTAGGATTTTTATTAATCAGACTCATAGTCTCTGGTATTTGCATGTCAGAGTTTCAGACTATTCTGGAATGTGTCTTGGCAGATGCAAAAGAATTCATTTCTGAAagtttttaacatctttaaaagcaaattacttaacttgaGTGACTtggaaggaaattaagaaaaaagcgAGAGTGAAACTgcttcatttctttgaaaagcaAAGGCATGAGAATGggtgaaaataatcttttctgaCAAAAGTTGTGCTGAGTCCAGTTTTGTGTGTGATGTTAGCTGGACACTTGTGACAGTTGGGTGTTTTTAACTGTCTGGCTAGTGAAAATgatagaaaacaacaaaacaactaAGTATAGGCAGATGTTCATTTTGGTGTGACTCAGCACTTGTTTTTGTATAATTAGCTGCTTAAAAGGGTATCATGACTTTAGACAAGCAGCCCTGAGGCTCAGTCTCGTTCCATTACTTGGAAactgtgactttggggaagtACTTATTTCATGTCTTCCTATATAATCCTGATTTGTTCTCACATATGTAAACTGGGGTCAAGCCACATGAAATTGCTATTTTTGAAGATCAAAAATAATCACATATTGACAAgttcatatgatttcactgaatAGCTTCTACCTCAGTGGCATATTGGGAAGattgagaaatatatataaaatgcctggcacactgtTCAgctcatagtaagtgctcaataaatagtagatattattatttttaactgaattgatttattattttcaatataagTATCACACTCAAAATgctatttatttataaacttatATATCAAAATTTAAGTTCAAGCCACCCAGTTCTAGAGTATAATGATAGGGGGCAAAGTAATTTTTCCTGTAAACATTTGCAAGGCAGTTATTGCTCACTAAACTGCATAAAAGGGTGAGAATACACTCTTTGACTGTTAGTGTCTGGCTTCATTCACTCACtgtaatgtttccaaggttcatccatgttgtagcatgtataagcacttcattgctttttcttgctgaataatattctattgtatagatagacaaaattttgtttattcatttatcagtagatggacatttgaattgtttacACTTTTGGTCTATTATGAATAATCCTGCTGTGGATATTTGTGTACAGAAGAacacattgtatgatttcatttatatgaaatgtccagattaGGCAAATCCATGGAAGaggaagtagattagtggttgtcaagGTCTGAGGGAAGAAAAATGGGGGAGGCTGCTAAAGGGGTTTCTTGCTatgaacatattaaaataaaaaccactgaGTTGTGCACTTTACagggatgaattttatggtatgtgaattgtatttCATTACAGCTGGTATTGAAAAAATAGTGAGAAACACTTCATAACACATGTTCACCATGTAAAGAAAGAGCACCTGATGATTTATTCAGTTTATTATCATAAAGAGAAGCATTCTGCCTTGAGAAAGGTTTTGCTTTTAATCTTCTATCATTTTAAGCGTAATGTGCTTCATTCTTATTCTGCTCAGCATTTATGATTGAAATTTGACCCTCAAATTATTCTAAGAGCTGAGCTGAGTTTTAAAAAGTTGTAgagacaatggaaaaaaaaaagcagatataATTCAAAGCTAGCAGAATTATACCAGTATCAAAAATGCAATGAAATTAACCAAGAAAGTGGCTCAATTAAGAATCCAGGGGCCCAAGTCCAAATCCCCTGAAAGGATATTTTGCAATTCATACACAGGAAAAATTAGAGTGGATTATTTGCAGTTTGCATCTGTGAGATTTAGTGTAATTGAAATGTGCTATAATTTTCAGGAACAGTAATGAATTGATGTTACGTGGTCTATAGCTTGTAATTAATGTGTGTTGTTGTAAAGATGACAGTAatgatgttttaaatatcctAGTGCTCATTGGATTTCATTTTTGCAGGCAGTTTGCAGCTCCCGAGTAAAGCATTTATATTCAATTACAGAGACTGATAAATGGGcttcttttcccatttctaatCAATACAAAGCATTAATGGAGCTTTCTGATGGCCACTTGTAGGGAGTAAAAATTACAGCTACATTTCTTTCAAAACCAGCAGCATCTCCTTCCAGCAGCTGTTTATAtactttcttctacttctttgaCTTCAGATGACACAACCTTGCCATCCACTACTTCTTGTACGACTGTCTTAATTTTCCTGGTTTTCTTTATATCtggatttaaatttaaacataaaatgttaatTCAGATACATACCTCTGCTGGTGTTTGtaatattcaattttattattattttgtacatatcttcttattttagaaaaaagttgAACCCATTCTCTTTCTTAAGTGATCTTaagtccattttataaatgaatgcaGAAAATGTGCCACCTTCTGCAAATTTACAATTTTGAATTAAGTAAAATGTACTTTCTCATCTTATTTTCCCTTTCAGGATCTCAGGATGTCTCAGGACAGCAATAGCATGGGCCAAGAAAATCATCTTGTCATAGGAATATGACAGTTCCCATGTGGAGGGTTTCTTTATGTGATGTGCCTGAGTTTCAGAATCCCTCGGGTAATACTCACTCATGTGGGAACTGATCTCCCTTTACTTTTCACCAGTGGCAGGTATTAAGTGGTAAACTGCTGAGGGAGGATATAGTCTTACAGGAAATGTATGAAAATCAGAACACTTACTTCTCTCTTCCAGGGTGCTTAACTGATATTCtgtagttctgtttttttttttaagaagaggaaaagaaatagaaaaaagtgttattaacattttgaaaactgAAGCACTGTTCTGCCTTTTTGTTTCAAAATAGTCTAAGTGATATGTGTTATAAagctgtttgtatttttttcccttttacagTGCTTGTTATTTCAAACTTGAATATCTTActttttaacttgaaaaacaCATAGCTTCAAAATCTGTTTAACATACGCTAGTTTTTGTAATCGAATTACAAAATCACAATTAAGTTATAGTTAAATTTATGAAATTACAATGGAAGTTTAAatcttgtgttttcttctgtgctttctTGGGTGTGGTATTTGAAGTCAATTACTGTTCCAACACTGAAGATTCTCAGACTGGTTCCACAGACCTCTGGGGCCTGTGTTCAATTCATGATCTCTCAGTGAGAATTTTAGAAAGTTGTTGTGCTTTCAATTATGTATTAATTGTAAAAATTAACCTAAGCATAATTTGTATCATCTGTACAACAATCTTGTAACTCAGCCCATGACCTCATGCACTTGGCTGAACTTGGTGTTTTTGGGGTGTGTAtgacttttgatatatttttgtttggataatggttgtgtgtgtgtgtgtgtacttgctTTTGTGCTAGGGATTGATTGCATTGGTGCTGGGGAATGAGTGATAGAATTTAACGTGTAGACGTTAAAGTAGCACAGCCTATAGACTTTGACTTATATCCCTTGATGTTAAGAGGCTTACTTTTCATCTTCTCCTTCCAGAAGGCGGCGGTAAGTAGCAATTTCCTGCTCAAGCCGAGTCTTTATGTCAAGGAGAATATTGTATTCGTTGTTCTGGCGTTCAGTATCAGTCCAAATCTTCATCAGCTGGGACTCTAGGGAATTTAGCAGGGCCTGGATGGTGGCCAGCTGGCTTCCATACCGAGCTTTGGTATCCTCTAGTGTTTGCTCCAAAGATTCTTTCtgtgagcacacacacaaaaaaagtggaCATTTCTTGTTTGAGGGCTTGATTCAAGAGGTGGctcaagttttatttcttttgagaaGAACTCCTGCAGCTAGTCATTGTGGGCGCATGCATATTTCCAGCCTTGCCTGTCACTCTTTCCATCTGGGCATCCCCAGCCAGCTGCTTAGTCAGTAGCTCTTGGGGTCTTTTGTTTGCTGGTTTAAATTAAGCTTTGCACTTAACTGTTCTCTTAGTATGGTGCAGTGTATTATCATTCCCAATATTTGCTTCCCCTCCCTGCAATTAGTGGTGTCCCTCCATGTGGAGGACTAGATTTCTTCATCCCGTTGGTGCCAGGCTTGGTCATGTGACTTTGGCTAATGAAATGCAGGTGAAATTGACACATGTCTTTTCTGAGAAGCTTTAAGAGCTTCACGTGGTCTGCCATGGCTCTTTTGTTTGTGCCGCTGGTGTGCCCCAGCTGGGGTTCACTCCTTTGGCCTTACCCCTGGAGTGGAAATGTCGTGGAGCAGCGCTGCGGCTAACCTGTGATGGATGTAGTGTTGCAAGCCACTGTGATTTGGGGGTTGTTACTACAGCATAATTTATCATGAGCTGACTGATTTCCTTAGCCTGGAATGTCTTTACCCCGGTTCTCCAGCTTAAAAAGTTTATCTCAGGTGTTCAGATCTAGAGTAAATGCCACTTCCCCTGTGAGGCCTTCCAGATCTCCTTTTTCCTCTGTATCTTTGCAATACATTGCCCTTTACCTTGTTCTTACTGTCTTTTAATTATAATCAGTTGTTTGGCCTGTTTTTCTGCCAGCTGTGCAGGGGAAGAGGGTTAATTCTTGTAAGTCTTTGCATTTCCAGAGTTCTTTATATGGGCACTTAGTAAACACACACTACACTGAGAGTTGAGGGTTAGATGTGCTTTACCATATTGAGATGGGACTGGAGGTCTATCTCCAGGCTCGTGTAGGTGCGCCTCAGCTCCTTTATTTGAGTCTCAGTTCCTTTTAACTCTTCAGTGCTCACTATGACTTGTTGCTGCAGAGTTTGAGTCTAGAGGtcccaaaatgaaaacaaaacaaaacaaaacaaaacaaaaatgtaagtaaggagagaaagaaagaagaaaataaggaaagaaaatgggtttttctctttttggaggaCAGCTACACATTGCTTACTCTTTAGAATTAGTGCTGTTACCTGCGTCTCGAACTGTTCTTTGGCCTTCTGGAGGTTCTCCTGGGCCAAGGCTTCATATTTCTGCCTCATTTCATTCATGATGCTGCTGAGGTTCTGGCCTGGAGCAGCGTCCACCTCTACGTTGACAGTGTTGCCCAGCTGTCTGCGTAGGATGTCCACCTCCTACGAGAGTGAAAATCATGATTGGTTATAGTCTGAAGCACATTCTCAGCTGAGGCTGtgcagaaaagacataataagtCTTATGGCTTCCTTCACtgggaatgaataaaaaaagaaaggaaacaatagcTCAGGGCTTGTTACAGTCCATGTGCTGCTCTCAGGCATTTAATGCTCACAGTGGCCTTA of Manis javanica isolate MJ-LG chromosome 4, MJ_LKY, whole genome shotgun sequence contains these proteins:
- the KRT20 gene encoding keratin, type I cytoskeletal 20, with protein sequence MEFTHRSFYRSLSSSSQGSALSMSGSLPWKGGMQHLGAAPSVYGGAGGHGTRISTSRHMMSYGSDLTRGDLSVGNEKMTMQNLNDRLASYLEKVRSLEQSNSKLEAQIKHWYETNVPSASRDYSAYHKQITELQNQIIDAQQQRGRCVLQIDNAKLAADDFRMKYETERGLRLAVEADIQGLRKVFSDLTLSKTDLETQIAELNKDLELLRKEHQEEVDILRRQLGNTVNVEVDAAPGQNLSSIMNEMRQKYEALAQENLQKAKEQFETQTQTLQQQVIVSTEELKGTETQIKELRRTYTSLEIDLQSHLNMKESLEQTLEDTKARYGSQLATIQALLNSLESQLMKIWTDTERQNNEYNILLDIKTRLEQEIATYRRLLEGEDEKTTEYQLSTLEERNIKKTRKIKTVVQEVVDGKVVSSEVKEVEESI